In Haliaeetus albicilla chromosome 2, bHalAlb1.1, whole genome shotgun sequence, a single genomic region encodes these proteins:
- the LOC138688499 gene encoding laforin-like: protein MTDIYEENLAFKCSVMEARRTAALSASDPCVPRVPLTLGAEEPCGTRRAPARRARGGSGGTDPRRRWRERGTGASPARRPAAGAAGLRVTAAGELQRPIKYLYGGTASPNLRLGATAATEAARGRSRAGSSGQTAASSQKRRGRHPPPGPASAAAAGGRCATGYGAAAAARAAEGAEGASAGRSPFPPRGRGRRLSGRAGAARGKAPEGGRGAPALSPCGGGGTREVPRVPSRRSPHPLPEPSGAARSGPPRRPGAAPRSLGG from the exons ATGACTGACATTTACGAGGAGAATTTAGCCTTTAAATGTTCCGTAATG GAAGCCAGGCGTACAGCGGCGTTGAGCGCCTCTGACCCTTGCGTCCCCCGCGTCCCCCTCACGCTCGGCGCCGAAGAGCCCTGCGGGACCAGACGGGCCCCAGCCAGGAGAGCCCGTGGCGGCTCCGGTGGCACCGACCCACGGCGGCGGTGGCGGGAGCGGGGCACCGGGGCCTCCCCAGCCCGCCGGCCGGCTGCGGGAGCGGCAGGCCTTAGGGTGACGGCAGCCGGAGAATTGCAAAGGCCTATTAAGTACCTCTACGGAGGGACCGCCTCCCCAAACTTACGTCTCGGAGCAACTGCTGCCACCGAAGCGGCCCGTGGGCGCAGCCGGGCAGGCAGCAGCGGCCAGACCGCCGCTTCTTCACAGAAGCGAAGGGGCCGCCACCCGCCGCCAGGCCCCGCCagcgccgcggccgccggggGGCGCTGCGCCACCGGCtacggcgccgccgccgccgcccgagCGGCTGAGGGCGCGGAGGGCGCCTCGGCCGGCCGCAGCCCCTTCCCGCCCCGAGGCCGCGGGAGGCGCTTGTccggcagggccggggctgcgCGGGGGAAGGCGCCCGAGGGCGGGAGGGGGGCCCCTGCTCTCTCCCCTTGCGGCGGCGGCGGAACCAGGGAGGTTCCGCGGGTGCCGTCCCGGCGCTCGCCTCATCCCCTCCCCGAGCCCTCCGGTGCTGCGCGCTCAGGGCCCCCTCGAaggcccggggcagccccgcggTCACTGGGCGGTTAG